TGCGAACAGTGTTAAAATAATTCTGAAATTGGCTGACCGCCTTCGGTGACGATGGGGATGGGGCGGCCTTGCGCGTTAGTCCAGTGGGAATTGAGATCGATGCCGAGGTGTTGGAAAACGGTGGCGGCAAGGTCGCTCGGGCCGACGCGACGGGTAGCGACGTCGTAGCCCTTGCGGTCGGTGCTGCCGATGACGCGGCCGTGGTTGAGACCGCCGCCGGCCATGACCATCGACATGACGCGCGCCCAATGGCCGCGTCCGGCGGTTTTGGTCATGACGGGGGATCGACCGAATTCGCCCATCATTATAATCAACGTGTCGTCGAGGAGGCCGCGTTGCTCAAGGTCGGTGACGATGGCATTCAAGGTGCGATCGACACGGGGCATTAGCGGCTTGAGCCCCTTCGTGATTCCGCCCCAACGAACTTCGTCGCCGTGATGGTCGAAATAGCCCCACGCGCCGCTGACGAGCACAAAGGTCGAGCCGGCTTCGACGAGGCGGCGAGCGAGCAGTGCCTTTTGGCCGATGCTATCGCGCCCATAAAAATCGCGCATCTTAACGGTCTCTTCATCGAGATTGAAAGCGCGCTTGGCGCGGCCGGAGAGAACCGTGTCGAGCGCTTGTTGCGTGTAATGATCGAGCTGCGCGACGGTAGGATTGTTGTCGAGATCACGATGCATACGATCGAGCTGACCAAGCAACGAGCCGCGTTCGCGAAGGCGCGTGGTGGAGAAGCCCTCAGGCAATGCAAGGCGGCCGGCCAGGTCTTTGCCTTTCACCGGCGCGAAATCTCCACCCAAGTGGCCGGCCTCCCAAACATCCGAACGCCACGAATCGGCGAGGCCCACAAAGGCCGGCATACCTGGATGATTCGGCCCGCGAAACTTTGCCGCGATGGAGCCCATAGAAGGATAGCCACCGCCATCCTTGCCGTCGTTGGTGCGGCGCGCCAGCGGATTGCCGGCCTGCATGGTGATTGGCGTGTGGTTGCTCGCGCTGCAATCCACTCCGCGCAAGAGGGTGAGCTTGTCCATTAGCTTGGCGGTCAACGGCAGATGCTCGCTTACGCGCACGCCGGGCAGCCGAGTGGGAATACTACCAAACGGCCCGCGGATTTCGCTGGGCGCATCAGGCTTGGGATCCCACATATCAATGTGGCTCGGCCCGCCTGACAGCCAAAACAGAATAACGTTTTTTTTGCGCTTCGGCTTACCCGCCTTCGCCGCTGCCGCACGCTGTTGCAACAGCATCGGCAATGAAAGTCCCGCCATACCAGTGAGCCCCGTTTGCAAAAACCACCGGCGCGAATTGACACGCAGCAAGTCGCCGCCCGCCGGACTAAAGAGAGGGGCAATCCCACTATCGGAGTGCTCGGATTGATTGCAATGCTCGCTCATTTTTCGATTGTGCACATATGATTCGTTTTCAGAAACCATCAATCCAGTTTCGAAAAACCCTGCTCACGCAATATTTAGAAGACACAAAAAAGCAAGATATTCAGCGCAAATGAAGATGCCCGAGCTAATAATCAGTTCCCTGTCCGTCGTCTGTTCCTCGGTCAATGGAGACAACTGGTTGTATTCACCGTCATTGGAACTGAACAATGTGATCGGCGAGCAAGTATCAATTCGAGTTGCGTGTGGAAGACCGGAAACTACAATTCCAGCCACTGATCCTGATGAAAACCACTCCCTTATCTCCTGAACTCTTTCAACAACACCGCGACGTAACGCGGCGTTTCTTTCTCCAACTGGGTACCGCGGGAGTGACGGCGATGGGCGGGCGGGCGTTGTTTGCCGATGAGGCTGCAGATGCCAAGTTGATTGCCGAGGCGGCGGCGGATTTGGAGTATCTGACGGTGGCGGCGGAATTCGGCACGGTGGAGCGGGGCAATCCGCTGCCGTACAAGCTGCCGCTGGAGAAACGGCTGGAGGTGGGGCTGGAGCGCAAGACGTGGAAGCTCGACGTGATGGCCGATCCGAAGAGCAACGCGCAGCTCGGCAACCCGCTCTCGCGCGCGGCCGGCAACGCGCTGGATTTTCCCACGCTGATGCAGCTGGCCGAGCGGCATTCGGTGAAATTCTTGAAAGTGATTTCCTGCCTGAACATGAGCAAGCCGCTGGGGATGGGCCTGTGGGAAGGCGTGCCGTTGCGAACGGTGTTGTGGCGCACGCAGCCCAAGGCGAATGTGCGCCGCGTGTTTTTTTACGGGCATCACAATGACGATCCGAAGCAGATGTTCCGCGGCTCGCTGCCGATCGGGCGGGTGCTGGAGGATCCGCCCGGCGATCTGCCGGTGATTCTGTGCTACAAGCTCAACGGCCAATGGCTCAGCGGCAAGCGCGGTGGGCCGGTGCGGATGATCATCCCTGAGGCGTACGGATTCAAAAACGTGAAGTGGCTTAAGAGTGTGGTGCTCACCAACGAACCGTTTGCCAATGACACCTACGCCGGCGGCAACAACGACGTCGATACGTGGATGAAATCCATGGCGCGGTTCATCTATCTGCCGCGCCGCGAAAAGGCCGGCGCGCCTGTGGCCGTCACTGGCATGGCGCAGGTGGGCGTGGGCGGCGTGAGCAACGTTCAGGTGTGCGTGCTGCCCCGCGGCAAAGCCTGGCCGGCTGAGGATCCGTACCTCACCAAGGCGCCATGGCGCGATGCGCAGCTGCTGCCGGCCCCGACGCATTGGGGCGAGGAATTGCCCGGCGGCAAACTGCCCGCGGGCGTTTCGAACTTCACCGATGCCGGCCGCCCCAAGCATTGGCCCCAACGTTACACGCTCGCGCACTGGGCCACGCTGTTGAAAGGCTTGAAGCCCGGCGAGTACGATGTGTATTGCCGGACCATTGACAACAAAGGCATCGCCCAGCCGCTGCCGCGTCCGTTTAAAAAATCCGGCCGCAATGCCATTTCAAAAGCGCAGCTGACGGTGGAGGGTTGAATTTGAAAGAAACATGAAAATGAAAAACAATCATTGGATTCGAGGGACGATTCTGCTCTCCGCCGCGTTGGTGTTGAGTCATGCAGTGCAGGCGCAGTTTCGGGATGTGAGCAAGGAGTGGGGGTTTGCCGGCGGAGGTAAGGCGGCATTTGGGGATTTTGATGGGGACGGGTTTGTGGATTTGTTTGCGGGCAAGCTGTGGCGCAACGTGGGCGGGAAAAAGTTTGTCGAGGCGAAGGAGAGCGGTGCGCCGGGGGGCGAGGTGATTTTCGCGGATTTTGATAATGACGGGCACTTGGACTTGTTTCAATTCACCGGCGGCGGGTCGCTGCATCGCAACACGGGCAATGGGAAGTTTGTGCCGGTGAAATTTCCCAAGCTGCCCACAGTGAACTCACGCGGGGCGGTTTGGCTGGACATCAACAATGACGCGCGGCTGGACCTCTTCGTGGGCGGCTACGAGATTTGGCAGAAGTCCGTGAACCCGGACGCGATTTTTCTGAACGGGCCGGACGGGTTCAAGGAGCACTGGCGCTCGGCGAAGGGCAACTACTCCGCGCGTGGCGTGACGGCGGCGGATTTTAATGAGGACGGGCACGTGGATGTGTTTGTTTCCAACTATCGCCTGCAGCCCAACCACCTGTGGCGCGGCGACGGCAAGGGCAAGCTGGAGAATGTCGCGGCGGCCTTTGGCGCGGCGGGCAAGCCCAAGGCGGTCATCAATTACACGGGCGGCATCCGGTACGGCATTAGCGGACACACCATCGGTTCGGCGTTCGGCGACCTCGACAACGACGGGCATCTCGACTTGTTCGTCGGCAACTTCAGTCATCCGCCGAAGGTGCAGGATCGCCCGGAGTTTCTGCGCAACCTCGGGCCGAAGGGCGGTTTTAAGTTTGAGGATAAATCCGCCGGCGCCGGCCTCGCGTGGCAGGAGTCCTTCGCCTCGCCCACACTCGGCGACTTCGATAACGATGGCGATCTCGACCTCTACTTCACCACCGTCTACGCCGTGGGCAGCTACGGCATCAAGAATTTCCCCGTGCTCTACGCCAACGACGGCAACTGGAAATTCCGCAACGTCACCGCGCCCGAGAAGGTCGGCGGACTTGGCGCCACCTATCAAGCCGCGTGGGGCGACATCGACAACGACGGCGACCTCGACCTCTGCACTGCCGGTAAAATATTCCTCAACGAAAACCGCAAGGGCAACTGGCTCACGCTCACCCTCGCCGGCGATGGCAAGACCATCAATCGCTCCGCCGTCGGCGCCATCGCGCGCATCAAACTCGGCGACAAGATTTTAACGCGCCACGTCGAGACCGGCACCGGCGAAGGCAACCAAAACGACCCCCGCCTTCACTTCGGCCTCGGCCTCCACAAGGCGCCCGTCACCATCGAAATCACCTGGCCCGGCGGCAGGAAAACAATGACGAAGGAGCTGGCGGTGAACCAACATCATCGAGTGGCGTTTGAGGCGAAGTAACGCCTACTTCTTAAAAATATCCGGACCCGCCACCGGTCTCATCAACGTTCGTATTTCGGGAAGATCGCGGGGGTGGGGAAGCGGTCTTGGTGGGTGGTGCGGGCGTCGTGGAGGTATTCATCACGAGGGACTTCGAGGATGGGCCAGCTGCTGGGGTGGATGCGCACGATTCTTCCGGGCCGGAAGCCTTCGGTAACAAGATCGGTTTGCAGGCTGATTTGGATGCCACTGCTTCCCAAGGGGACGTTTCCTTTCGCCTTGGTGATATTGGCTAAAATTCCTTTGCTCGCCATCTGGGCGGTTCCGGCGGTGCCGCTTGCCCAGTGTTTCAGGGTGTTCTCGGCGGAAGCGAGCATGGCGCGTTGGCCTTTTTTGAAATCGGCATAGAGCGAGGCATCCATGCCGCCGAAGAGCGTGGCAGTGACTGTTGCGTGGCCAAATTTACCGTACTCGACGGAATCAATCCAACCGGGCATCCAGCGGCTTTTGATGAATGCCTTGTGGGTTTCGGTTTGGGTTTCAGTGGCGCGTTCCATGGCGGCCTCGTCCAGCCAGATGTCTGAGATGTGAAACTGCATGAAGACGCCGCCGGGAGTGGGTTTCCAGGTGATGCCCAGCTGGACGGTTTGGTCTTCGAGGGTTCGCTTGCCGTTGGCTGGCCAGATTTTTTCGGCGATCAGGTCCTGTACGTTCAGGCGTTCGCGGCCTCGCCAAAAGCGGGTGGCGGCGTCAAAGGTCAACGTTTCCTCATGGGCCTGGCCGCCGCCTGCTTTGCGTTCGCGTCGGGCGGTGATGAAGCCGGCTTGGTTTTTGAGGGTGACTTCCTGGAGCTTCCAAACCAATCCATGCCGCTGGCAATGGCTGGGTTCGTCTTCGAGTAGCAGCACGTGGTTCTCGGCCGGGGCCGTGCCGATGCCGGCGTTGCCTAGTTTCTTTAAGCGGTTATCGATCGGCAGGACCGGCACGGAGGAAATCTTCGGGTCCGGCGGGAGAAAGGCATGCGCATACATGACCGTGCCCAACGGGATATCTCTGAGATCGGCCGGGGCTCCATGATAACGAACCGTGCCGTAGGGAAGCAGGGCGAAGGGCGATGGGCCGGTGAAGCGGAACCTGCCGTTTCCTTGGATCCGAATACTGCCGCGACGGTTGGGATGATCCACGAAGGTTAATTCGCCTCGGTAGGAATGGGCCTTTTCCAGCGGGGGGAATTTTCCAGGTTCAGGCCGGAACGGCGCGTCCTCAGCGAGCAGCGGGTTCAGGGGCGCAAGCAAAGCAACCAGGAGAGGGAGCGTGGGTTTCATGATGGGCTCCCTTGAGTCAGTATTTCGGGAAGATGGCCGGGGTGGGGAAGCGTTCTTCGGGGCTGTTGCCGCCGAGGTATTCCTCGCGGGGAATGTTGACGTTGGGCCAGTTCCAAGGGCGGACGCGGATAATGCGCCCGGGGCGAATGCCTTCGATGATGAGATCGGTCTTAAACTGGATCTGAATGCCGCTGCTGCCCAGAGGGATTTCGCCTTTTATTTTGGTGACCTCGAGGATGGGGCCTTTGCTCGCCATGTGCGCTGGGCTGTAGGCGCCGTGCGTGTGCTTGAGGTTGCTCTCCACGGCGTTCATCAGAGCGGGCGTGTTCTTCTTGAAATCGGCGTAGAGCGATTCGTCCATGCCGCCGAACAGGGTGGCGGTGACCGTGGCGGTCCCAAACTTGCCGTACTCCACCGCATCGATCCAGCCGGGCATCCAGCGCGTGCGAATGAAGGCCTTGTGGGTCTCGGTCTGGTTGCGGGCGGCGCGTTGCATGGCGACGTTGTCCAGCCAGATATCTGAGATATGGAAGCGGGTAAAGATGTTGCTCGCGGTGGGTTTCCAGGTGATGCCGAGTAGAACGGCTTGGTCACCGAGGGCTTTCTTGCCGCTGGCTGGCCAGATGCCCTCCGCGATGAGATCGGCGACCGCGAGCTTCTCGCGTCCGCGCCAGATGCGGGTGGCGGCATCGAAGGTTAAGGTTTCCTCTTCGCCTTTATTGCCGCCGATTTTGGCTTCGCGGCGAGCGATGATTTTCCCTGTGTTGAGCTTCAGTTCCACTTCCTGGAGCTTCCAAATTTTGCCTTCGCGTTGGCAGAAGCTGGGTTCGTCTTCCAACAGGATGAGATGGTTCTCGGCCGGGGCAATACCTTTGCCGCTGTAGCCGGCGGTCTTGTTCCGGTTGTTGACGGGGAAGACTGGCACAGAAGAGAGTTTGGGATCCGGCGGGAGAAAGCCCCGGGCATGGAGTACGGTGCCGATGGGGATGTCCCGCAAACCGGCCGGCGCGCCCTGATAGCGAATGACGCCGTAAGGCAACATGGCGAAGGGGTGCGGCGCGTTACGGAAGTAGGTGCCTGCGCCCTGGATCCGGAGACTGCCGCGGCGGTTGGCGTGGTCGACAAAGGTCAGTTCACCGCGGAAGCCATGCGCCTGAGCGAGCGAAGGGAATTGGCCCGGCTTGGGTCGAAAAGGTTGGTCTTCAGCGTGCGCGGGAAATGCCAGCACGAGCAGGCTCAAGGAGAGTGCGGCGAGTCTGCGGGCCAGTTGATGCGGAGCCATGGTCGATCCTAGGGGTTAATATTTCGGGAAGATGGCCGGTGTCGGGAACCGGTTTTCGGGGCTGTTGTTGAACAGATATTCCTCTCGGGGAATCTGCATCTTGGGCCAGCTTTGCGGGCGGATTCGGACCACTCTTCCGGGGCGAATGCCTTCGATGATGAGGTCGGTTTCAAACTGGATTTGGATGCCGCTGCTGCCCATGGGGATTGGTTTGGAAGTCCGGGTGACCTCAAGGATTTTGCCATTGGAGGCCACATGACCGGGACCATAGTGGCCGGCGGTGTGTTTCAAGGTGTTTTCGGCTCCATTGATTTGTCCCTCGACCCCTTTCTGAAAGTCGGCGTAAAGCGATGGATCCATGCCGCCGAACAGGGTGGCGGACACGGTGGCCCGCCCAAACTTGCCATACGCAATGTCATCGACCAGGGCGGGCATCCAACGGCTTCGGATAAAGCTTTTATGTTTCTCAGTCTGAAAATGGGCTGCGTGCGCGATGGAGGCGTCGTCCAGCCAGATGTCCGATATGTGGAAACGAGTGAAAGCGCCACTGAGGCCATCCCCGGGCGCCGGCTTCCAAGTGATGCCGAGCAGGACGGTTTGCCCTCCGAGATCTTTCTTCCCGTTTGTCGGCCAGTGTTTTTCGGCGATCAGATCCGAGATCCGAATGGACTCACGCCCGCGCCAGATTCGGGTGGCGGCGTCGAAGGTCATTTTTTCCGGTTCGCCCTTTTCAGTCTTGCCCGTTTTGGCTTCGCGGCTTGCCAAGATCATCCCCAGGTTGCCCTTGACCTCCACTTCGTTGAGCTTCCAGACCAAGCCGTTGCGTCTGCAATGGCTGGGTTCATCTTCGAGCAGGAGCACATGGTTTTCCGCGGGGAAAATGCCGGTACCCCGATAATGGCCGGCGTCCTTGTCCTTGTGATTCACCGGCAACACCGGCACGGCGGAGGTCTTGGGGTCCGGCGGCAGGAACCCATGAGCATGAAGAACAGTGCCCAGCGGAACATCACGAAGATCGGCCGGCGCGTCATGATAGCGGACAATCCCGTAGGGCAACATGGCAAACGGATGGGGATCGTTCCTGTAAAATTTGCCTGAACCCTCAACGCGAAGGCTGCCGCGACGATTGGCATGGTCCACGAAAACCAATTCGCCGCGGTAGGCGTGGGCCTTCTCCAGCGGTGGAAATTGCCCCGCCACGGGCCGGAACGGTTTTTCCTCGGCGGAAACAGGCACCGCCAAAAGGACCGCCCCGAGGCACAGCGCGATCAAGCACTTGGAGGACCCAAGCGTCTGTCTTTCCATTCCGAATGCGATCGCAAAGTGATGACCGCATGCAGCTGCGCTCGCGAGCCCGTTGAGGGATGTGGTCACCCGAAGCGCACACATTGACCGCACGCACCGAGTCGCGAAGCGACGACAGCGCATAGCTGCGGGCATCAGCCCGCAGATAACCGAGCAAAAAATCTTTAAGCCGCGAAGCGGCGACAGTGGTTGGGTGTTATTCTGCATTTCTCAGGATTGATTACTGCCGCTTGCTGCGGAAATTGGGGGCGTTTTGTGGAAATCTGAAGGCACGGGGGAAGGCCCGTATGTGTTGAGTCGCGAAGCGACGGCAGCAAATAGCTGCGGGCTATCAGCCCGCAGATTAGAGACCAACATTGTTTGCAAACCGCGAAGCGGTGGCAGCGAATGGGGATGCTGTCGCCGCTTCGCGGCTAACGTTTGATTTTGAGGGTGGAACCCACGGCTTCGCCGTGGGCTAAACGCTGCCTCCGCTAGCGCGGTTGAAAAAGTCGCACCCTGCCTGCGTTGCGCTTGCCTCGCCCTTGGGCAGGGTGCCCAACCCAGCTCGGCGTCCTGCGCTGCGTGCGCCTTGACTTGAGGCCGTTCGCTGCGTCTCGCGACGAAATTTCGTGAGA
The genomic region above belongs to Limisphaerales bacterium and contains:
- a CDS encoding DUF1501 domain-containing protein is translated as MSEHCNQSEHSDSGIAPLFSPAGGDLLRVNSRRWFLQTGLTGMAGLSLPMLLQQRAAAAKAGKPKRKKNVILFWLSGGPSHIDMWDPKPDAPSEIRGPFGSIPTRLPGVRVSEHLPLTAKLMDKLTLLRGVDCSASNHTPITMQAGNPLARRTNDGKDGGGYPSMGSIAAKFRGPNHPGMPAFVGLADSWRSDVWEAGHLGGDFAPVKGKDLAGRLALPEGFSTTRLRERGSLLGQLDRMHRDLDNNPTVAQLDHYTQQALDTVLSGRAKRAFNLDEETVKMRDFYGRDSIGQKALLARRLVEAGSTFVLVSGAWGYFDHHGDEVRWGGITKGLKPLMPRVDRTLNAIVTDLEQRGLLDDTLIIMMGEFGRSPVMTKTAGRGHWARVMSMVMAGGGLNHGRVIGSTDRKGYDVATRRVGPSDLAATVFQHLGIDLNSHWTNAQGRPIPIVTEGGQPISELF
- a CDS encoding molybdopterin-dependent oxidoreductase, coding for MKTTPLSPELFQQHRDVTRRFFLQLGTAGVTAMGGRALFADEAADAKLIAEAAADLEYLTVAAEFGTVERGNPLPYKLPLEKRLEVGLERKTWKLDVMADPKSNAQLGNPLSRAAGNALDFPTLMQLAERHSVKFLKVISCLNMSKPLGMGLWEGVPLRTVLWRTQPKANVRRVFFYGHHNDDPKQMFRGSLPIGRVLEDPPGDLPVILCYKLNGQWLSGKRGGPVRMIIPEAYGFKNVKWLKSVVLTNEPFANDTYAGGNNDVDTWMKSMARFIYLPRREKAGAPVAVTGMAQVGVGGVSNVQVCVLPRGKAWPAEDPYLTKAPWRDAQLLPAPTHWGEELPGGKLPAGVSNFTDAGRPKHWPQRYTLAHWATLLKGLKPGEYDVYCRTIDNKGIAQPLPRPFKKSGRNAISKAQLTVEG
- a CDS encoding CRTAC1 family protein; protein product: MKMKNNHWIRGTILLSAALVLSHAVQAQFRDVSKEWGFAGGGKAAFGDFDGDGFVDLFAGKLWRNVGGKKFVEAKESGAPGGEVIFADFDNDGHLDLFQFTGGGSLHRNTGNGKFVPVKFPKLPTVNSRGAVWLDINNDARLDLFVGGYEIWQKSVNPDAIFLNGPDGFKEHWRSAKGNYSARGVTAADFNEDGHVDVFVSNYRLQPNHLWRGDGKGKLENVAAAFGAAGKPKAVINYTGGIRYGISGHTIGSAFGDLDNDGHLDLFVGNFSHPPKVQDRPEFLRNLGPKGGFKFEDKSAGAGLAWQESFASPTLGDFDNDGDLDLYFTTVYAVGSYGIKNFPVLYANDGNWKFRNVTAPEKVGGLGATYQAAWGDIDNDGDLDLCTAGKIFLNENRKGNWLTLTLAGDGKTINRSAVGAIARIKLGDKILTRHVETGTGEGNQNDPRLHFGLGLHKAPVTIEITWPGGRKTMTKELAVNQHHRVAFEAK